The following coding sequences lie in one Sorex araneus isolate mSorAra2 chromosome 4, mSorAra2.pri, whole genome shotgun sequence genomic window:
- the TMEM200A gene encoding transmembrane protein 200A: MIATGGVITGLAALKRQDSARSQQHVNICPSPTAQEKKPVRRRPRADVVVVRGKIRLYSPSGFFLILGVLISIVGIAMAVLGYWPQKEHFIDAETTLSTNETQVIRNQGGVVVRFFEQHLHSDKMKMLGPFTMGIGIFIFICANAILHENRDRETKIIHMRDIYSTVIDIHALRIKEQKHMNGIYTGLMGDTEVKQNGSSCASKLAANSIASFSGFRSSFRMDSSVEEDELALNENNKTLGNLMPPLLSDSSVSVFGLYTPPSKTVDDKNSGPKKCETKSIVSSSISAFTLPVIKLNNCVIDEPSIDNITEDADNFKSRSRNLSVDSLPLPNTGESFQPVNPLLPRNHSVGESLSSQYKSSVALGPGSGQLLSPGAARRQFGSNTSLHLLSSHSKSLDLDRGPSTLTVQSEQRKHPSWPRLDRSNSKGYMKLENKEDPMERLLVPQAVIKKDFTNKEKLLMISRSHNNLSFEHDEFLSNNLKRGTSETRF, encoded by the coding sequence ATGATCGCAACTGGTGGTGTGATAACTGGCTTGGCCGCCCTGAAAAGGCAGGACTCTGCCAGATCGCAGCAGCACGTCAATATCTGCCCATCACCCACAGCCCAAGAGAAGAAACCAGTCAGGCGTCGACCCAGGGCCGATGTAGTTGTTGTTCGAGGCAAAATCCGGCTTTATTCCCCATCTGGATTTTTTCTCATCTTAGGAGTGCTTATCTCCATTGTAGGAATTGCCATGGCAGTTCTAGGATATTGGCcccaaaaagaacattttatcgATGCCGAGACAACGTTGTCAACAAATGAAACTCAAGTCATTAGAAACCAAGGTGGTGTTGTGGTGCGCTTCTTTGAGCAACATTTGCATtctgataaaatgaaaatgcttGGCCCTTTCACCATGGGAAttggcattttcattttcatttgtgctAATGCCATTCTTCATGAGAACCGTGACAGAGAAACCAAAATCATACACATGAGGGACATCTATTCTACCGTCATAGACATCCATGCGCTCAGAATCAAGGAGCAAAAGCACATGAATGGCATCTACACTGGCTTGATGGGAGACACAGAAGTAAAACAGAATGGGAGCTCCTGTGCTTCCAAATTGGCTGCAAATAGCATCGCCTCTTTCTCAGGTTTTAGGAGCAGCTTCCGCATGGACAGTTCCGTTGAGGAAGATGAGCTtgcattaaatgaaaataataagactTTGGGGAATCTCATGCCCCCTTTGCTGTCTGacagctctgtctctgtctttggcctCTACACTCCTCCTTCCAAGACCGTGGACGATAAGAACAGTGGCCCTAAGAAATGTGAAACCAAGTCCATTGTGTCATCATCCATCAGTGCTTTTACTTTGCCTGTAATCAAACTTAATAACTGTGTTATTGATGAGCCCAGCATAGATAACATCACTGAGGATGCTGATAATTTCAAAAGCAGGTCAAGGAATCTGTCCGTGgattctctccctctgcccaaTACCGGTGAATCCTTCCAGCCAGTGAATCCTCTCCTCCCACGGAATCATTCTGTTGGGGAGTCATTGTCAAGCCAGTATAAGTCCTCTGTGGCCCTTGGGCCTGGTTCTGGGCAGCTCTTGTCTCCTGGGGCTGCACGAAGACAGTTTGGCTCCAATACATCCTTGCATTTGCTCTCATCACACTCTAAATCTCTAGATTTAGACCGAGGCCCCTCAACCCTAACTGTGCAGTCAGAGCAACGGAAACATCCAAGTTGGCCTCGTTTGGATCGAAGCAACAGCAAAGGGTATATGAAACTAGAGAACAAAGAAGACCCGATGGAGAGGTTGCTTGTGCCCCaagctgtgatcaaaaaagaCTTTACCAATAAGGAGAAACTTCTTATGATTTCAAGATCTCACAATAATTTGAGTTTTGAACACGATGAATTTCTGAGTAATAATCTAAAGCGGGGAACATCTGAGACaagattttaa